The Sparus aurata chromosome 14, fSpaAur1.1, whole genome shotgun sequence region GGTATTATGTGCGTTTTGTGCATTATATAGTAttatttgtaaaaacatggcGGCGTCTACATTGCCCACTACTGGTCAGACTTTCCAGTGTGTAATGATTTTGAGATAGAGATATTCAAGTTATCTGTTGAAAATGTTCTAAATTTCTTTCATgtggctatatatatatatatatatatatatatatatatatatatatatatatatatatatatatatatatatatatatatatatatatatatatatatatatatatatatatgtatatgtatatatatatatatatatatatatatgtatatatatagcaGGAAaccaagcagtttttttttccagtatcGTGCAGCCCCTTGTCATGATCCCATATTCTGTGGGTGAGATTTGTGTCTTTGCCTGCAGAGGTGCACTGGGCGGAGGCTGGGTGGAGTGTTTTCCCTCACTGGAGATGCTGatgcacctgcagcaggttggcaATCAGCGCCTGCTGATAAGCCCCGCTCTCCACGTGACCTGCTGCCGGGTGATTTTGCCAGTCAGACATGGTGTATGGCTCAACCCAGGTCGGCTTCTAGAGCTTTGCTAGAgttttgtatgtttttcctTCAAGACCTGATTCTGCTTTGTTCTGTCTCCAGTTGCCCCCTGCAATCCCACCCTACTGGTGTCTCCGTTTCCAGCAACCCAGCAGCTTACTGCCTTCAACTGCAATAACCGTGTTCAGTCCAATAAATAACCTTGCTCTTCTGATCCTGCCTCGTGTCCGCTTATGGGTCTGACAACCTACCACAGAGTGTAACAGTTTTTGAATTCTATTGTTACTTTTCTCAAGCTGGTGTTACTTTCTTTAAAGCCAACCTTGCATCAGCAGAGCTTCTGTGCTTTTAAGCCGTGCTCCTTGTTCAAGGTTTGGGGGCTGCGGGCTCAGGTAAGCTCACGGCTTTATAATGGCTCTAGATTTGAATCATTTTCAGATCTTCAGCCTTTAGCCAGAGAACAGAAATCTCCTCATCAGACTTTTTGCAGCTCTCTCCAGAGCCACGAAAGGCTTTGTACAATTATATGTTTTACATCTGCAGGAGCAAGCCCTTTAACCTGTAAGCagactttaaaatgtataatcagtGTTGTCTACCCTAAGTCGCTGTATAAGAAGTTTTTttaagacaaacaaataaaaactctacagtcttgtttttccagTCTTGATGAATACATCTGATCCAGACTATGTCTTGCGACTGATGTAATTGTGCTTCTTTTTCCTGTGTCACCATGACAATTGCATCTTGGgaataacaaaataaagaagTAATCAAAATATAATCAGCCTCCTGTCATCCACAGCGCATCCATCCAAATCATGACCACTAAACAGTGGATGCAACTGCCAGCGTGCCTGCAATAACAAAACAATTGGTTTAGGTGGTATTTTTTGTTTCCCATGGCCTGTTCTCACAATGTTTCGGTGACCTTTTCACctcagcatgaaaaaaaaagtcttcggGAAACTCCTAAAAACCCTGAAAGTTAAACATCAGTTCAGTTTCATAACAGCTGCACAGCTCCGACTGTAGAGGGGACCTACAAACTACTGCAGGAAACCTGCTGGCGCCTCTTAATCCTGCTGTTAGTAGAGAGTGATGCTTGATaccgtcctctctctctcattcatgCTCTCTACCTCTGCCTCACACTCAAATGGCTTTTTGGAAGATTCATTTTTTCTGCTGACTAAATGCCTGCCGCCCGATCCAGGCAGTCCTGGGAGAGTCTGACATAATATAGGCCTGTGCGTGTGGGCGTGTGTGACTGGGAAGCGGCCAAGTCGCCATAAACATGAGTCACCTACCCGAATGGCCTGAAGTTTATATGAAGGATTTATGTTACTTCTGAAACCAATGATTTCTTGACCTTATGTGTCCTGAAGGCAGTCTAGAACTAGGCCAACACAGTCAATACTGCCGTGTGGACGGGTTTCTGAGCAACACCATGACATGCGTGGGGGAAAAAACACCAACTGGAATGACTAAAAGCTCATAGGGAGATCAATTTTGTGCTCATGTAATGTGTGAGAAGAAGGCTTTAGCtcttaatgtcatttatgttatgttattttaacgctattgttttaaaatgctaatGTTAACACCACTTTTTCATGGTAAAATTCCTCTTTTACGCTACTCTTAGCCTACTTTTTAAAAGACAGCGTTACCTTGTTGAGCTGACGTCACTTTTTTATACTAACACTTCTTCTTTTAATGCTAAGttataccttttttttcaagctatctttacctttttatgagaacaatacttttttatcttccttttctttacctttttttcttatttattttttttagcagagCTTCTGTGCTTTTAAGCCTTGTTTGTGGTTTGGGACACACATGGGTAATTTCTCATGACTTTTAGAGCTAACTTTACGTAGTCTAGGTTAGTGTTATGTTGCCCATTAGCTTCAATTTCTAACAGGAATTGCGTGTGGCGTGTTAGCTAGCCAGGGCCGACGGACGAATAGCCTATCTTGTACTATACATTAAATGGTTACATTAATGTTTGATATTACAGCTAACATGGTTGctcacaaattaaataaatacatctgtGGCGTGTAAATACCACAAATATGTGTTTGATTTCCTCCAAGTTTTACTTCATGTCTGTATAGGCTActgaaaatatatgaatgccatggcggccatgtttttagGGTGCGTGCATCTTCAATTGTTTGTCAGTGGAAAACCTGCTGAAATTAGACTCTTTCATTAAAAGACTGGAAATAATCAAATCCGCATTTTAAAGATATTAGATAATAACAGAGTAATCGAGTGAAAAATTGCTTCACCACCATGATTGCAGGATACATGCGAGTTGCAGTGAATCAACAATGTGTCCATTGTACACAATGAACTCAAACAGAAGTGGCCTTATTTGAAGACACGTCTTGATGTTACCACAGAGTAAATCTCAAGTCCACGTCCCATTTTTGAAAAAGTCAGCCTTAAGAACTTCCATATTAACTCCAACCGCTCTGTATGGCATGGAGCTCCAGTGAGACTGATGTGGAGcctgaaatctgctgtggttcaCCTCAGAGAAACAGCCTTCAGACCAGACTGAGGGAGACATGGAGACGGGGGAGaaaaacagggagaaagagaTACACAAGAGGAAAATGCAGGGTTTGGACTTTGGAGGCACAGAGATCGGAGTATGTTTCCATTtggattttcttctttcttgcaTTTCCAGTCCCATGTGAACCATTCCCCATGTTGGGTCCACCTCCACATGCTCATGTTCACCCTGTTCACAGTTTAGTTGCACTTAAGTTTAATCACTCTGACTATCGTCATTCTGATGATCAAGTTACTCAAAGGGGTTATAGTCTAACTGTGTCTAAATGCGCAGAGAAGTGTGGCGATGTGACAACAaaaggcaaagaagaagaagaaagcaaaagGGAGCTAGAAACTAAAGAGATGTAAACAGTGTTGCCTAGACATATTATAGACATTTTCAAATTCATAACTTTATTTTGAGTTAATACCACAATAGGTTTACATCGTTTAACGatcataaaacaaacacactgtccagtgctgcagctctgtattcaccctgtctaaaaacgctctgttttagctcctgtctatTTAAGGTCCCCCCCTCCCAAATactcagtctcctctgattggtcagctcacacatgcctgacccagcactggtaacaacaacagagcagctgtgctaaatcaattcttacaagCCAAACTAGCCTCTAGgcataaataatgcaaatgtgcgacatggtgacatagtgcGATGTCACAAAGGCTGTTGAAATCCACTggattcaaaacattttttaaaaaaagactggtATCAGCTTACGGTGCGACTAGGCGCACGTCCTCACAgatcaaaacaacagaaaccatGTATCGAATGTCATGGACAACAGCTGTAGTATATTATGGGAGATTTACACATCGCATAGCGCTTTCATGGTGGGGCATGGTTTAGAAGGAGGCAGGATGCAGAGAGTTATTACCGGgcacaaaaaacagaacagtgGTTCAGATAATGAATCGATTCAAAAGCCCTACTGTAGAGGAAAAAATCTGGAAAATATGCAAAAAGGCTCCTCAAGCATTTACATGACACAGATGCTGCATTGTGTGGTTTTGGCTTGTCTGTGCTCTGTGAAAGATTGCTTTCTGCGAGGGGGCATAAGCTGCCCGTTTATAGACGCATTCAATTGCTCTTGGGTATGAAACGCTGGCACAGTGCACAATCTTTCTGTTGACAACAGATGCTCTTTGGGCGTCAGAGGAGTCGTGTCTCGGAGCTTTGAAGAGGAGAGCGAtaaaaggggagaggaaaatgGAGAAGATGAGAGAGCGAGCCGGATTAAAGGGCCCACATCTGTCCATGCAAACTCAGCAATTGTCATCTCTGCCTCTAGTCTGTCTTTGAAAGCAATGCtgatgcaaaacattttttattttttttatagagcACTCGAGAAATTACAGTCTCTGTGATAGCAGCCCTCCAtagtggcattttttttttttaacacggaGAGAGAAAACCAGATGTGAAaactggaggagctgagagaaaCTTGGAAGAGCTGAGACAAAGTTAcccacactgaaaacaaaagcagattGAGGTGCTGGGGGTTATTAGCGGCTTCTAAAATGACTCTGAGaaccaaaaagaaaatctgCGAATGCATGATTCAGATTAGAATGCGATACAAAAGAGATGGTGCGGCGTGTGCTGAACTCTACCCAAGAACACAAGCGCGCAGCAATCTGGCTCATCAAAATGCCAACCTAACACAACCTAACCTTAAACTAAAAGCTGCCACTTAATAGTAAAAAGCCCATGACAAGCCCAGAGCCTGCCCCCCTTCCCCATTAATGAGATTCAAATGCCTCATGTGGTAGgcttaataaaacaaacacagctctgCTTGCTCAGCCTGGTTGTAACCAAAACACGAGACATCAAACTTGTGCCCAATTTCAAGCAAGCGAGACTCAAACTCTACAAATGTACCTTTTTATACAAGGTACTCCTAAGCCAGGGCTACAGTCTATTTGTTTTCGATATATCCGCCAGGAAAATTATTTTTCGCCACACACGATAACCATCGAATAAGTAGAAAGGTCACAGCTAACGGCACAAAAACATTGGTCCGTTTCACTCTAGTTTGGCTGCAAATGAACACCTTCTAATGCAGGAAAAATAAAGTGATTCTCTGGGTGTGTTTATGCCACCACTCAGATGCAGTTAGAGTCAAGTTGACCCTtttggttggctggttggtttgCCAGCAGGATTGAACAAAATTACTGTATGGATTGCCACCAAACTTTGATGGAGGATGGGTATCGGCCCAGAGTAGACCCCGTTATCTTCAGGTCCGCATCTGGATAAAAGGACGGATCAAGAATGTATTTCCAACTCTACATTGTGAGATAGGGTCACGTGTAGATTGTATAAGTCCGACTAATCCTGGTGCTCCGTAGTCTGGGTGgacggcagcagatacttctgtatctcttgCCAGAGGGTcacagggtgaacagactgtagCTGACTTTGGTGTTTTGGGGTCTTAAAGAATCCTCTGATCTCTGTCCAGACACCTCACATCACTGTTATCACCAGTGTTCGGTAGATGGGTACCAATGCAAGTTttaatcacctgctgctgagccCTCCTGTCCTTGCATGTTGTGCTGTGTTGAATGCTTCTTTGTCATCTGACTGAAAGGCAGCTCTGTTGGCTCTGAATAGAGCCCTCACCATTTCATTCATCAGGGCTTTCTCGTGGGAAACAATTTCATGGTCTTTGTGATCACCACATCATCAACACGTTTGCTGATATGTGATGTCACCGAAGATCCTCAAGATTGATCTTGTTATCTTGGACAGCAGCAGGTCTGAACATCTGCCAGTCTATGCACTCAAATTTGTCCTGAAGGAATGGTGTGGCCTCATCTGTCCACACTTAAACAGTTTGACCCTTTTTTTATCAGCTGGAAGTAagtgagcagaaaaaaaagtaaatatgtTCTGAATGACCAAAACAAGACTGTGGGAGGGCTTTGTAGCTGCCAGGAATATTCATTTGATTAAAATCACCAGCTTCAATAAAAACGCcatctggttgtttttgtcatgtcaCTACTGATGGCCTCATACAACTCCTGGGGTGCATTTTATGATTTTGCATCCGCAGGAATGTGCAtagaaacaacaaacacaccgGGGAATTCTCTGGGCAGATACTCTGGTCGAcatgttaacatttaaaaaactcgACATCTGGTTAACATCTATGTGCGTCCACTCCGACTGCatttgagcaccaagcatcattgacgtaaacacagagtccgcCACCAGgatgtgtttttcagttgttccCAATGAGGAAAGCGTGTATCTGGCAGCATGCAGCCACCTAGAGAAAAAAGGTTGCACCCAGCATCCTTTCTAAGAGTGCGATCGCAGATTGTCCATAATGTTAGCCAATGTCAACTAAAAGGGACATGGAGCGTTTATTTTCTATCAGTGCACGAGCGCTTTGACCCAGCACTCGCAACAAATGCCCATTCAGTGCAATGGCTTGATCCGGGATGTTGTGATGTAgccaggtctctgtgaagatgtggCCAATGATTTCCTGCTGCTAAGTGAACCTGAGTCTTATTTCATCCATTTTATTTCCTGTGACCGGATATTAGCCAAAAGAAGGCAGGGCGGAGGATTAGCATTAGCTCCAAGATGGGTTAGCTTAGCTCTGATCCCTGCTGtcgtctctctcttcctgtggCAATCACACCACTTGCCACACCACAATACCATTGGCAGAAAACGTCTCACGAGTCATCAGCGCTGTAACCAAACCTCACGCTACATGTTCCCGTGTTGATGAGTATATTGTTGTCATAACTAATACATTTTTCAGTAGAAAAAGTGCCCAGCTAGCATTGTATTATTGTTGGTGCCACCGTGACAAGAACAACTGGATCGTTCCTGCCACAATTACCAACAACAAAGGACAGAACATGGTCAGATTGCCTTCATGTTCCTGGGAGGAATTCGTGCCCACCGACAGACGAAAAAGAGGTTTATAGGGAGCCGATCTGAACTCTTTTAGGAAGAAGGTAATTGTTGTGTCTGGGGGTTTCAACTATTGGTTCAACAAAAGAGGCAATCTGGAGATGTTGCTTTGAGTTCTTGAAAATCGAAATGAGCGTTTCTCAGACTAAACGATTATTCGGCTAATGTTGAAACCATCCCCGCATTAATCaataatggaaataatcatTGGTTACGGCCTTAATACCAATCTCATCACTCGCAAGAAGGGTTGTGTCTCATCAGTCATTACTCATCTGCACTTAAGGTCTCAGTAGGTTAATATAACCATCAGACAAGATAGACAGTCTCACCTTTGCTGCTGCAGTCCAACAGAGGTCTGGGGAACATGTAGGTATGGCACAGAAACGTGATCTCAGGCTTCGCTTTGATTGGTGGAGGCCTTGTTCCCCCACCTCCGCTCTCTGGCCTCCTGTCCACACACAACGACTCCACTCTCAGCATCTTCAGCTTTTGGCCCCTCAGCGACTCGGGTTCCGCACACTTGGCATAGTTGCCCAGGTTGCGATTGCTAGGCACCTGCAGGGTCCTGATCAAGCTGTCCAATGGGCAGAGGCAGTCCCAGGGGTTGTCATAGAGACGGAGGTAGGTAAGGCggggcagagggaggaggacctCCTCGGTGGCTGTTCTCAGTCCGTTGTGCTGGAGGAGCAGGGTGGTGAGCTGGGAGAGGCCGCTGAACGCTCCGTCCTCGACCATGGAGATGTCGTTCTGCTGGAGGTCCAGGCTCTTCAGCTGGGTGAACTGGGAAAACATGTTGTCCCTCAAAACCTAAAGGGGGATACGAAATGATGGTTAGTTGATTGAATTCTTTAGTTTATCATTCACAAGTCTCGCCACCACACTGCATGAATTTACTACTGAAAAACACCATTCCAGCGACCCATAATTCTGAAAaccaaatatacaaaaaactTCCAAAAAGACCTGCCCAATGTCACTCTGATTATATCTTTGTCTCCGTTTACTCTTTGGGTGATCATTTAGCTCTTTAGCTGTcaaatgtttcactgtgttcaccagctagttgctagcCATGTTTGTGCTAGTCAGGTGCACCTAAAGGTttcatagttttagttttatcaCAAGTAAGAGCTTGCGAGGGCGGTGAGATTGAACCAGAGGAGGTAAGACAATAGCCCAAAAAATCAAGATTGTCAATATAAAAGTAGCCTGTAGAGAGATTGTAGAAATTGCAGATTACCCGTGTGACACAGGGATGAATGTTACATAATTCTATGCTAAATCCATCAGGTCTAAAGAAAcagctaaaaataaaacaaaatccacTTCATTCTTTCCCTCCTTGCTCATTCATTCATGAGTGTGGctctttaaactttaaagggGGAAAGTAAACCTTAATTACTATGTCCTCATTATTCGGAGGCCTCAAACAAATGGTGCACAAATGATTGGGGTATCAACCAGCTGGCTGGGTAGAGGAGTAGGGGCTCAGGGTAAGAGCGGTTAGACACTAGCTCACAGGAATGCATGGGTTACACAAAACTGGAAGACATTCCCACAATCCgtttattatattttctgtgTCTCATAACTGGTCTTTTTGCAAGTGTAAATCAAGTGTGAATACCTGAAACCTATTTCTCGCCAGCAGCAGGTGGTGAATATCTTTGGGCCAGTCCTGCATCACGGTGGTCAACTGCCTGTCCTGGCAGTCCAGGTACTTCTCTCCAGCCTCCATGTACTCCTTGCACTCCTGTGTCTGACGTCTCGTCACCGCGGCCCTGCCTCTGCCCCGGACACGGCCCCCGGCTCCCCTCGCCTCAGCCCCTGACCGAGGGCCTCTCCGGGGCTCAGctgaccgcagcagcagcaacaggaggAGGGTGGCGAGGAGACGCATGgtggcagaggagaggagaggagaggaatgggAGGCCTCTTGCTAATCAGGTCAACCTCAGAAGACTGTTCTCTGTTGGACACAGGAGGCCGGTCACAGCTGTGtgtcagaagagaaaaacaggaagaaagacagggagaggtGAATTTTCAAAGGTCTTCATCGGGCAGTCCAAACAAATTGAtgcacaatttggccatttaGCTGACACTTATGTTTTTGTAGGAGATTAATCAGCCGTGACCGAAATTCCACTCTAACTAACGATGACACGCAAATTGTCTAGAGGTTCATTATTCGCTTCTCATTTCAGGCTTTGAATGTTGATTAAATTATAGAGGTATTTCAAGGGGCATTTAACCTGCCAACAAAGTCCACTGGCTGCCGATCCACACCGCTAACAGACTAATTGAACAATGCACGACACGAAGCCAAGTGAAATTCACCTTCAGTTCATTTTCCTGAGAGATGCGAGCGAATCACCATTCCATATTTGTAGGAGTGAAACCACCGGTTGTGTTTCGGGAGATTGTCGGAACATTTTCTAGATGCCTTTGTGGCAATAAGTCCAGatcagccaaaacatgatcgTTTCCAGACCCTATGCAGGTGGTTTTTGTTGTCGCAAAAGTGTTGTCgcaaaataaaattgaaaactgaacccaaagaaatgttaagttgcCAACTGGTTTGACAACAACATAGCAACAATAAGTAGCACGAGAGTTAAAGTAACAACACACGtgagaaaatgcaaaaaattcCAGCATTTAAGGGCAGTGTGCAATTGTGTTTAACCCTTTAATGggacataaaacattaacatttgaacattttcaagcaacatgtacagtataggtgtaaacaaatgtgtgcattggtcagaaacagaaataataaaggCATAAAACATGAATAGACAGTTTCGCACACAGATTTAGGGTGGAGTGGACAAAAGAGCGctgtaaaaatcattttaataacATAACATTTGTATTCACAGATGCAATAAAATGTAGAGGGAATTGTCCCGGTGAAATttgcagacacactgcagacttACAAGGTAACAGGGCACATGCTGAAAGAATTAGCGGAGCGGAAGAGCGAGAGGAAAGCggggagagaggaaacaggaaaaggggttctgaagggaaagaaagagacatTTGTTACGTGTTAACATGTTATGGGTTAAAATGTGGTCAGAGGAGTAAAGTGTGGTTTTCTTTCCGGGATACCCCATGAATGTTTTCTACCTTCAGCTAAACAGAGCCGCATGCTGTCTttccctgtcttttttttttctgtgtcttcatgtaacatttctctgtgtccatgtttattctGGTCTTATTGTTCACTTTTTCCATCCAGTTGCAGGatgtctgtcctctgtctgCACAAAAGTACATCTGAAGTGCATGATGTCACATGTCAGATGTTAGGCCTACATTTAACATGTCCTGTATGTGCTTTTCATCTGAATTTAAACCAGCCCCGCTCAGCCTATATGACCATTCAAAAAATGACTCATATAAGTGTCATCTAGTCTCCCGCTGCTATAATAAATGGgctctgtaacaatttgtaggCATTTACAcctattaatcactttttttattggccatatgtgagcagattatACCGTGACGTGAAAATGAgaccttctctgtctctctccgttgcctatacaagcctgtggacgacTTGTTTAATGTTGCTGGACTGTAGATTTCTCTGTAGaggacagtccaaaggatgtgactttattaATGTTCATATTTGCTGAAAGGCTGATTTAGTTAATATTCAACAGagcaggctagctgtttcccaattttctatgctaagctagctggctGCTAGtggtagcttcatatttaa contains the following coding sequences:
- the lrrc17 gene encoding leucine-rich repeat-containing protein 17, producing the protein MRLLATLLLLLLLRSAEPRRGPRSGAEARGAGGRVRGRGRAAVTRRQTQECKEYMEAGEKYLDCQDRQLTTVMQDWPKDIHHLLLARNRFQVLRDNMFSQFTQLKSLDLQQNDISMVEDGAFSGLSQLTTLLLQHNGLRTATEEVLLPLPRLTYLRLYDNPWDCLCPLDSLIRTLQVPSNRNLGNYAKCAEPESLRGQKLKMLRVESLCVDRRPESGGGGTRPPPIKAKPEITFLCHTYMFPRPLLDCSSKDLNYIPTDLPSDIVKMDLSRNSIKHLRPKHFLLSKDLKLLNLSGNGLQHIDKASFAGLLYLRELDLSNNSLHYFQYGVLEDLYFLRKLSLDNNPWICDYNIHYLIYWLKHHPGVFHTGLICSEPQEFRGWRVEDYVKTYNGECPKDKQNGVNGMDTGQGGQVGSDNDAQDVTGETVEGQGENLSQPLKKKPNKFEIIRLS